From Chitinophagaceae bacterium, one genomic window encodes:
- a CDS encoding S-adenosylmethionine:tRNA ribosyltransferase-isomerase, translated as MDKEIYLSDYSYHLPPEKIPLFPNPDKHKTNLLLYQHTTISHHSIENIIELIPPNASLFFNETKVIPARLLFTKETGASIEIFLLRPSSATQNEALESHSANKWNCLIKNKKKWKEKQLFLEKQTTFGKTILCAERTELENEILFQWNQNISFLEILRIFGNIPLPPYIKRPPTKNDTNDYQTIFSKNNGSVAAPTAGLHFTKHILEELEKKQIPLHFLTLHIGAGTFLPIKTENVKHHTMHTEHIIIQKKNILHLLNSKYNIAVGTTSLRTLESMYWYGAMLLENPNARFFIPKLYPYNNTHNHIEKEKAIEAVIMKMEKEKTDILQGETEIFIFPGYHFKMVQGLITNFHQPSSTLILLVAAFVGDDWKKIYQEALQNDYKFLSYGDASLLIP; from the coding sequence ATGGATAAAGAAATCTACCTATCTGACTACTCATATCACCTACCCCCCGAAAAAATACCTCTCTTTCCCAACCCAGATAAACATAAAACAAATCTTTTATTATATCAACATACAACAATATCTCATCATAGTATAGAAAATATAATAGAACTCATTCCTCCCAATGCCTCTCTTTTTTTTAATGAAACTAAAGTTATACCTGCTAGACTCCTTTTTACAAAAGAAACAGGGGCAAGTATAGAAATCTTTCTCCTACGCCCATCATCTGCAACCCAAAATGAAGCATTAGAATCTCATTCTGCAAACAAATGGAATTGTTTGATAAAGAATAAAAAAAAATGGAAAGAAAAACAACTCTTCTTAGAAAAGCAAACAACATTTGGGAAAACTATACTCTGTGCCGAAAGAACAGAACTAGAAAATGAAATTCTATTTCAATGGAATCAAAACATTTCTTTCTTAGAAATACTCCGTATTTTTGGAAATATACCTCTCCCCCCGTATATAAAACGCCCCCCTACAAAAAATGATACGAATGACTACCAAACTATTTTTAGCAAAAACAATGGATCGGTGGCTGCCCCCACCGCAGGGCTGCATTTTACAAAACATATCTTGGAAGAATTAGAAAAAAAACAAATCCCACTCCATTTTTTAACCCTACACATAGGAGCAGGTACCTTTCTTCCTATAAAAACAGAAAATGTAAAGCATCACACAATGCATACAGAACACATCATCATACAAAAAAAAAATATATTACACCTTTTGAACAGTAAATATAACATTGCTGTAGGAACTACCTCTCTCCGAACATTAGAAAGTATGTATTGGTATGGAGCAATGTTATTGGAAAACCCCAATGCACGATTCTTTATTCCTAAACTTTACCCATATAATAATACTCATAATCACATAGAAAAAGAAAAAGCAATAGAAGCAGTTATCATGAAAATGGAAAAAGAAAAAACAGATATTTTACAAGGGGAAACGGAAATTTTTATATTCCCCGGATACCATTTTAAGATGGTGCAAGGACTCATTACAAACTTTCACCAACCCTCCTCTACTCTTATTTTGCTCGTAGCAGCTTTTGTAGGTGATGATTGGAAAAAAATATACCAAGAAGCACTCCAAAACGATTATAAATTTTTGAGCTATGGGGATGCTTCTTTGCTCATACCATAA